In Erwinia tasmaniensis Et1/99, a single genomic region encodes these proteins:
- a CDS encoding DUF905 family protein — translation MTSTQNGTTTEMRCVAALGNGTFTREKALNVTAAFSNVFIDDDQGSHFRLVVREPSGSFI, via the coding sequence ATGACTTCAACCCAGAACGGCACAACCACCGAAATGCGCTGCGTAGCGGCGCTGGGTAACGGTACTTTCACGCGTGAAAAGGCGCTGAACGTAACGGCAGCATTCAGCAACGTTTTCATTGATGACGATCAGGGCAGTCACTTTCGCTTGGTCGTACGCGAGCCGTCGGGAAGTTTCATCTGA
- a CDS encoding succinate dehydrogenase flavoprotein subunit, which yields MIFDPQILAQAAAFVKTFNSGRGVRVPKMTLKQFTHFMRAVRHQMEVQV from the coding sequence ATGATTTTTGACCCGCAAATCCTCGCACAGGCAGCGGCATTTGTAAAAACTTTCAACAGCGGACGTGGCGTGCGCGTACCTAAAATGACCCTGAAACAGTTTACGCACTTCATGCGCGCTGTACGTCACCAGATGGAGGTGCAGGTATGA
- the mobA gene encoding plasmid mobilization protein MobA, which yields MAKSEKRQRNALIQLRCTDAEADAIKKKAIAAGMTTSEYLRRTALKRRIMVRTDIRMMKELLRLGGLQKHLYTQMQQSMTTELSHQFSEVLTSIKHAINELDMTPVPAEDLKS from the coding sequence ATGGCTAAAAGTGAAAAACGTCAAAGGAACGCTCTTATCCAGCTCCGTTGTACGGATGCTGAAGCGGATGCCATCAAAAAAAAGGCCATCGCCGCAGGGATGACGACGTCTGAGTACCTGCGCCGCACCGCTCTTAAGCGCCGAATCATGGTGCGAACCGATATTCGCATGATGAAAGAACTGCTGCGTCTGGGAGGGCTTCAGAAACACCTGTACACCCAGATGCAACAGAGCATGACGACCGAACTCAGCCACCAATTTTCAGAAGTTCTGACCAGCATCAAACATGCGATTAACGAACTGGACATGACGCCGGTCCCGGCAGAGGATCTCAAAAGCTGA
- the traI gene encoding TraI/MobA(P) family conjugative relaxase, producing the protein MNVIIPPKRRDRKTSFKKLVNYVSTRDENKNNDVLTRGHANHTPDSDYVSTPGFGQLVDYVGRKSAAPEARIVSVSPEGIQRVLSGDVLCETNCWSLETAASEMNLTASENRHCKDAVYHFILSWQGDEDPSPDAIFRSVRYSLKQLGMEEHQYVAAIHRDTDNLHCHVSANRVHPETFAAQNMWNDADTLQKCCRVLEREFDFKVDNGSWYMDEHGDLHRTHRDMPSAPRGAAKREIFSDKESLHGYAVRETRQMLSDDIAQGEMSWDLLHNTLYTRGLGLREQNGGLAIYDLLNPGGVSAKASDVHPGISHASMVQRCGEYQPAPPTSDPDDHEAGMLLVDIFYMPQLHVRDQKARLERREARAIARDILRARYDAYRGGWEKPDLRGGERFRQIASHCAVVKSRVRDTVRDPLMRKLMYRVAEFEKMQAMARLRLQLREERQALRESGENRPLSWKSWVEREAVNGNAAALSQMRGWAYREKRAERRKRERWPEPNAVIHYGPGDNVPTFNSSEHETRLLRDGTVSYLRNGEPAVTDFGDRVEVYPASDSQSDRYNNDLAAELTAWRSGDSTTVTGEQKAVNRVLYSGVVRNIIKDNGHVFTVSDPRQMASVYATEDSLRNRNVQPVLRQAEPRYMDDEDMRPVFRDLPRP; encoded by the coding sequence ATGAACGTCATCATCCCGCCAAAACGTCGTGACAGGAAGACCAGCTTTAAGAAGCTGGTCAACTACGTGAGCACGCGTGATGAAAATAAAAACAATGACGTACTGACCCGCGGCCATGCCAATCATACGCCGGATTCAGACTATGTATCCACGCCCGGATTTGGTCAGCTGGTTGACTACGTCGGACGTAAAAGTGCCGCTCCTGAAGCCAGGATTGTCAGCGTTTCACCCGAGGGCATTCAGCGCGTGCTCTCCGGTGACGTGCTGTGTGAAACCAACTGCTGGTCACTGGAGACCGCTGCATCAGAAATGAACCTGACGGCGTCCGAGAACCGCCACTGCAAAGACGCTGTATATCATTTCATCCTTTCGTGGCAGGGTGACGAAGACCCCTCTCCTGATGCGATTTTCCGCTCGGTCCGTTACAGCCTCAAACAGCTGGGTATGGAAGAACATCAGTACGTTGCTGCCATTCACCGTGACACCGACAACCTGCACTGTCACGTATCGGCTAACCGCGTTCATCCTGAAACATTTGCCGCGCAGAATATGTGGAACGATGCAGATACGCTGCAAAAATGCTGCCGCGTGCTGGAGCGTGAATTTGATTTTAAGGTGGACAACGGCAGCTGGTATATGGATGAACATGGTGACCTTCACCGTACCCATCGCGACATGCCCTCTGCTCCACGCGGCGCCGCGAAGCGCGAAATCTTCTCAGACAAAGAAAGCCTGCACGGCTATGCCGTACGCGAGACGCGTCAGATGCTGTCCGATGATATTGCACAGGGAGAAATGAGCTGGGACCTCCTGCACAACACGCTCTATACACGCGGACTTGGACTGCGTGAGCAGAACGGCGGGCTGGCCATTTACGACCTGCTTAATCCCGGGGGCGTTAGCGCCAAGGCCTCTGACGTACACCCCGGCATCAGCCACGCGTCAATGGTACAACGCTGCGGTGAGTATCAACCTGCGCCGCCGACTTCCGATCCGGATGACCACGAGGCCGGTATGCTCTTGGTCGATATATTTTATATGCCGCAGCTTCACGTGCGCGACCAGAAGGCACGCCTTGAACGTCGCGAGGCCCGTGCGATTGCGCGTGACATTCTGCGCGCACGCTATGATGCCTATCGTGGCGGCTGGGAGAAACCCGATCTGCGGGGTGGCGAGCGATTCCGTCAGATAGCGTCACACTGCGCCGTGGTGAAATCCCGGGTGCGTGACACCGTCAGGGATCCGCTGATGCGCAAGCTGATGTACCGTGTTGCTGAGTTTGAGAAAATGCAGGCGATGGCCAGACTGCGGCTTCAGCTTCGTGAGGAGCGTCAGGCTCTCAGGGAGAGCGGTGAAAACCGTCCGCTGAGCTGGAAGTCATGGGTTGAACGTGAAGCGGTGAACGGTAATGCAGCCGCGCTCAGCCAGATGCGCGGCTGGGCGTACCGTGAAAAACGCGCAGAACGCCGCAAGCGTGAGCGGTGGCCGGAGCCTAATGCCGTCATTCATTACGGTCCGGGAGACAACGTTCCGACATTTAACTCGAGCGAGCATGAAACGCGTCTGCTTCGGGATGGTACGGTCAGCTATCTGCGAAATGGTGAGCCTGCTGTCACCGATTTTGGTGACAGGGTAGAGGTTTATCCCGCCTCCGACAGTCAGTCTGACCGTTACAACAACGATCTTGCCGCGGAGCTGACGGCATGGCGCAGTGGGGACAGCACGACGGTGACCGGAGAACAGAAAGCCGTTAACCGTGTGCTGTACTCCGGTGTGGTCAGAAACATTATCAAAGACAACGGCCATGTATTTACGGTGAGCGATCCCAGGCAGATGGCCAGCGTCTATGCGACAGAAGACAGCCTGAGAAACCGGAACGTGCAGCCTGTACTCAGGCAGGCAGAACCCCGGTACATGGATGATGAAGACATGCGTCCTGTTTTCAGGGATTTACCACGACCATGA
- a CDS encoding TraY domain-containing protein, protein MPAHFNKKGMSVLLKLTPELTKKLSQAADRSGRSNTKEAYVRLDDHLKSFTDLATPGLRFIAEDSNKN, encoded by the coding sequence ATGCCTGCTCATTTTAATAAAAAGGGGATGTCGGTACTTCTTAAACTGACTCCGGAGTTGACGAAAAAGCTGAGCCAGGCCGCAGACCGTTCCGGTCGAAGCAATACTAAAGAAGCATATGTTCGCCTTGACGACCACCTGAAATCATTTACAGACCTCGCTACACCAGGACTCCGATTCATTGCCGAAGACAGCAATAAAAACTGA